In Calditrichota bacterium, a single genomic region encodes these proteins:
- a CDS encoding Mrp/NBP35 family ATP-binding protein, translating to MVAAIRKEAPDITEVVEVLPDGSERANPTAPDDPWAGQARLEGVKLIVAVASGKGGVGKSTVAVNLALALSRMGLGVGLLDADIYGPSAPTMLGVHGVPPSPNQRIRPAEAFGLKVISIGFFIPSDAPMIWRGPMVMKAIDQFLHDVDWGTLDCLVVDLPPGTGDAQLTLAQQVPVDGAVIVTTPSDVALIDARRGLQMFRKVNIPVLGILENMSYFVCPHCGERTDVFSAGGGAETAATLGVDFLGEIPLDPVFRKTGDEGRPVVEAAPGSAQAKVFSDLAEGVWERITGLVPQWNLSACHHFTPRVGGKVQIALSLRSS from the coding sequence ATTGTAGCCGCTATACGCAAAGAAGCGCCCGACATCACCGAAGTCGTGGAGGTGCTTCCCGATGGCTCCGAGCGAGCCAACCCGACCGCTCCGGACGATCCCTGGGCCGGTCAGGCGCGACTGGAGGGCGTCAAGTTGATCGTTGCGGTCGCTTCCGGCAAAGGCGGCGTCGGCAAGTCGACCGTTGCCGTCAACCTCGCGCTGGCACTAAGCCGGATGGGCTTGGGTGTGGGGCTGCTCGACGCCGACATTTACGGACCTTCGGCTCCAACGATGCTCGGTGTGCACGGCGTTCCGCCCTCGCCCAATCAGCGTATCCGGCCGGCGGAAGCCTTTGGCCTGAAGGTGATATCGATCGGTTTCTTTATTCCCTCAGACGCGCCGATGATCTGGCGCGGGCCGATGGTGATGAAGGCTATCGATCAGTTTCTGCACGATGTCGATTGGGGGACTCTGGACTGTCTGGTGGTCGATCTGCCGCCCGGCACCGGCGACGCGCAGTTGACGCTGGCGCAGCAGGTGCCGGTCGATGGCGCGGTGATTGTGACCACGCCGTCCGATGTGGCGCTGATCGACGCGAGGCGCGGATTGCAGATGTTTCGCAAGGTCAACATCCCGGTCTTGGGGATATTGGAAAATATGTCCTACTTCGTTTGCCCGCATTGCGGTGAGCGGACGGACGTCTTTTCGGCGGGCGGCGGCGCCGAGACGGCAGCGACGCTGGGGGTTGACTTTCTTGGGGAGATACCGCTCGATCCAGTCTTCCGGAAGACCGGGGATGAGGGACGTCCGGTGGTGGAAGCCGCCCCCGGATCGGCTCAGGCGAAGGTCTTCAGCGACCTCGCAGAAGGGGTCTGGGAGCGGATTACCGGGCTGGTGCCGCAGTGGAATCTTTCGGCCTGCCATCACTTTACGCCGAGGGTGGGGGGTAAGGTCCAGATTGCTTTGTCACTGCGTTCCTCATAG